Within the Gemmatimonadales bacterium genome, the region AGCCAGACGGGTCCGAAGTAAACGTTCCAGAGGCCGTCGTCGATTTCCTCCAGGCCGATCTCGAGTTCCGCGAACAGGTGACTCACGTTGACCCAGCGGTTGGACCAGCGAATGCCGCCGTTGCGGCTGACGAGGCGCCGCTCGAAGTGACCGGGATAGAGGAGCGGCGGCAGCGTCGCGCGGTAGGGGCGCGGCGAGGCGGCGTAGCAGCTGGCGGGCGTAGCGTCGTGCAGGGCTTCGTGCGGACGCTCGGTGTTGTAGCGCCGACGGAAGGCGTCGAAGCAGTGCTGCTGGGCCGCCAAGTTGCCCTGGGGCGGCCGGGCCGTCGCGGCTTTGAGGGTCCGGTGCATCCGTTCGTGGCGCCCGTTCTGTTCCGGGTGGGCAGGCTCGATCAGTTCGGGGCCAATCCCAAGGCGGACCCACCACACCGAGAGCGTCGACAGCCGGCCGAGCGCGTTGGAGGCGAACGGCTGGCCGTTGTCACTGCGGATCCGCTCGGGCAGACCGTAGCGCTGAAATAGCCGCACGAAGACCGGCCAGCTGCTCTCGATCGTGGGCGCGAGCAGGCCGCGGCAGCCCAGCAGGAAGCGGCTCGCGCCATCCTGGACGGTCAGCGGGTAGCAGTAGATCCCATCGCCGGTGCGGAACTGGCCCTTGAAGTCGGCGGTCCACACCGCGTTGGGCTGGTCCATCGGCGTCCCCGGCGGGCCGGCGTGAAAGCGGCGTCGGCTCCGTCGCCGTGGCCGCACGCGCCCGTGCCGCTCGAGAATCCGATGGACGGTGGTCTTGGTCGGCACCTGGTCGGCCGGCACGCGGTCCTGCAGCAGGCGGCGCACCTTCCGCGCCCCCCACGTGTAGCGGTGCTGGAGCTGCAGAATCAGGTCCACGACCGCTGGCGGGGTGGCATGCGGGCATCCCCTGGGGCGATGCGAGCCATCCGCCAGCCCCGCCGGGCCGGCCCGCTCGTAGGCGGCGAGCCACTTGTAGCCGGTCCTCCGGCTGACCTCGTAGCGCCGGCACAGCTCCGCGATCGACCAGCCGGGCCGATGAACATCCTGGACAAAGCGCAGTCGTTCATCCATCGGGCACGTCTCCCTCCACGGCATTGGCGCCTCCTCAGTGAGGCGCCTAGTTTAGAGAGAGTGTTACCCATCAGCTGTGTACGATGTGTTACCTATCAGCTGCGAATGTACCCGCCAGCGCCCTAACTACGGGTTGAAGCAGACGGCGCGGCCCGCCGTCGTCGCGAGTGCTCCAGCAGTCGGCGGCCGCGCCGCTACTTAACCCTGTTCGTTAGCCGCACATCGCCGGAGACCATGTGGGCGATCTCTCCTAGCTTGACGCGGGGGCATTGCTCCGACTCCACCGCGAGGTCGCCGACGAACTCCGGCGCATAGGGGTGTCTCGGAGCGCCAACAGCCCCGTCGCTGGGTACGCCGAATGGCTCGTCGCTCGGAAGCTGCGGCTCCGACTCGCCGCGAACTCCACGGCCGGATTCGACGCCACCGACCGACAGGGGAAGAAGGTCGAAATCAAGGCGCGCCGGCAGACCCCGACCAGTAGGCCTTCTCACTTCAGCGCGCTGCGAGGGCTCGAAGAGAAGCGCTTCGACTACCTCATCGCCGTTCTGTTCGACCAGGACTACTCAGTGGTTCGTGCGATCCGCCTGCCCTACAAGGCTGTCCGGCGCCTAGCGCGCTTTCGGCGTCATGTGAACGGAAGCGTGCTCATCATCCGCGACCTGTGGAATGCGGCCAACGCCCAGGACATCACCCGGCAGCTCCGGGGCGATGGCGGCTAACTCGCGCTGAGCCTGTGTGAAAACTCTCGGATGTGCACAAATAGGGGGTCTTCCGACCTCTGACTGGGTCGAGATCGTGGCTCCTGAGCGAAATGTGAGCGTCGGAATTCTCAGAGGCCATCACCGGTGCGAGTTGCGATACAGGCTTGGGTTGTAGCTGACGGGCCGGCTGGCCGCGCTGGCGTGCGGGGTTCTCGAACTGTAGCGTTGTAACGCGGGGCCAGCACGGCCAAGGCGCCGGCCCGCAGCTAAACCCTGTTCGTTAGACCGCAGATCGCGGGTGGGGCATTTCTAATGGAGGGCCCGCGCTCGCGGCCGCCA harbors:
- a CDS encoding IS481 family transposase → MDERLRFVQDVHRPGWSIAELCRRYEVSRRTGYKWLAAYERAGPAGLADGSHRPRGCPHATPPAVVDLILQLQHRYTWGARKVRRLLQDRVPADQVPTKTTVHRILERHGRVRPRRRSRRRFHAGPPGTPMDQPNAVWTADFKGQFRTGDGIYCYPLTVQDGASRFLLGCRGLLAPTIESSWPVFVRLFQRYGLPERIRSDNGQPFASNALGRLSTLSVWWVRLGIGPELIEPAHPEQNGRHERMHRTLKAATARPPQGNLAAQQHCFDAFRRRYNTERPHEALHDATPASCYAASPRPYRATLPPLLYPGHFERRLVSRNGGIRWSNRWVNVSHLFAELEIGLEEIDDGLWNVYFGPVWLGRFHEAVGRIVDQLGRPARRSGDNHKGRTKVLPIS